A portion of the Oscillatoria sp. FACHB-1406 genome contains these proteins:
- a CDS encoding lipase has protein sequence MPLPTVILPGYFASATEYKPLEWELNTLGIPTITVPLLARSWVPTLGGRSMVPILRQIDRAVGQLLQQHNSDRVNLVAHSAGGWIARIYLGQKHYNIHGDTETLWNARDRVATLITLGTPHLSQERWTRRNLNFVNDNYPGAFYPEVKYVCVAGKAIYGSLRQHWLAYNSYKLTCGIGNCWGDGITPIVAAHLKNAENLTLEGVMHSPRGGRLWYGSPEVREAWIRYLQ, from the coding sequence ATGCCGTTACCCACTGTTATTTTACCGGGCTATTTTGCCAGTGCTACTGAGTATAAACCGCTTGAATGGGAACTCAACACCCTAGGCATTCCGACAATTACTGTTCCGCTGCTGGCGCGCAGTTGGGTTCCGACGCTGGGCGGGCGCTCGATGGTGCCGATTTTGCGCCAGATCGATCGCGCGGTTGGGCAATTATTGCAGCAGCATAACAGCGATCGCGTTAATTTAGTCGCTCATTCGGCGGGGGGCTGGATTGCTCGCATTTACTTGGGTCAGAAGCATTACAATATTCACGGCGATACTGAAACGCTCTGGAATGCGCGCGATCGCGTCGCGACTCTCATCACGCTCGGTACGCCCCATCTCAGCCAAGAACGATGGACGCGGCGCAATCTCAACTTTGTTAATGATAATTACCCCGGCGCATTCTATCCGGAGGTTAAATATGTTTGCGTTGCCGGGAAAGCGATTTATGGTTCTCTTCGCCAGCATTGGCTGGCTTACAATAGCTACAAACTCACTTGTGGAATTGGCAATTGTTGGGGAGATGGCATTACTCCCATCGTTGCGGCGCACCTCAAAAATGCAGAAAACTTGACGCTAGAAGGAGTGATGCACTCGCCGCGCGGCGGTCGTTTGTGGTACGGTTCTCCGGAGGTTCGGGAAGCCTGGATTCGATATTTACAGTGA
- a CDS encoding tyrosine-type recombinase/integrase translates to MYSTDRTQSPHGQCSVISVNGTLQVNFPRSLFGGKRKRLALGLKDTPENRIEAEKRIKAIQTDIDFGQFDLTLERYKQKYKQKAHLEKVQSLFPETTLGDLYDRYLGYLKPTIKETTYIGYTETFPNKFQKSPIKSPYQALEFRQWLLDNYSESMTKRVLTHTNAAFKWGLKHGIVKGQNPYEGITDGLKHKYEEDPEPNPFTQEEKQYILEEFKNHRGNYNSKHYTGIKYCHYLPFVKFMFLSGCRPGEAVGLRWGDISPDMSRITFNGGLYNKNGKWIKTKGSKNNKKRTFPCNEELRQFLLDICPESYQSDNLVFLSPKGNPIRYSDFSRRAWNKIVDPIKPGTTPYCCRDTFISEQIAKGISSAIVAKWCDTSTAMIEKHYLGDAGIAHIVPM, encoded by the coding sequence ATGTATTCAACAGACAGAACGCAGTCGCCTCACGGTCAATGTTCAGTTATTTCAGTCAATGGCACGTTACAGGTCAACTTCCCCCGTTCCCTGTTTGGCGGTAAACGGAAGCGACTGGCATTAGGGCTGAAAGACACTCCAGAGAACCGTATTGAAGCTGAGAAGCGTATCAAAGCTATCCAAACGGACATTGACTTCGGACAGTTTGATTTAACGCTGGAACGGTACAAACAGAAGTACAAACAGAAGGCTCATTTAGAGAAAGTACAATCGCTGTTCCCAGAGACTACACTGGGTGACTTGTACGACCGTTATCTAGGATATTTAAAGCCAACAATCAAGGAGACGACTTACATTGGTTATACGGAGACTTTTCCTAACAAATTTCAAAAGTCGCCTATTAAATCGCCTTACCAAGCGCTAGAATTTCGTCAATGGTTACTCGATAATTACTCGGAAAGCATGACCAAACGAGTATTGACCCATACTAATGCAGCCTTCAAATGGGGACTCAAGCATGGAATTGTGAAAGGACAAAATCCCTATGAAGGGATAACAGATGGGTTAAAGCATAAATATGAAGAAGACCCCGAACCTAACCCATTTACTCAAGAAGAAAAGCAATACATTCTAGAGGAGTTTAAGAATCATCGCGGCAACTATAACAGCAAACACTATACAGGTATAAAATATTGTCACTATCTTCCTTTTGTTAAATTCATGTTCCTTTCGGGTTGCCGTCCTGGTGAGGCTGTAGGACTGCGTTGGGGAGATATTTCGCCGGACATGAGCCGTATTACTTTTAATGGTGGGTTATACAATAAAAATGGAAAATGGATAAAGACAAAAGGAAGTAAAAATAACAAAAAACGCACGTTTCCCTGCAATGAGGAACTGCGTCAATTTTTGTTGGACATTTGTCCTGAAAGTTATCAATCTGATAACTTAGTGTTCCTCTCTCCCAAGGGTAATCCTATTCGTTATTCAGATTTTTCAAGGCGAGCGTGGAACAAGATTGTTGACCCAATTAAGCCCGGTACTACTCCCTACTGTTGTCGAGACACATTTATCAGCGAACAAATAGCTAAAGGTATTAGCTCTGCTATCGTAGCTAAATGGTGCGATACTTCAACGGCAATGATTGAAAAGCATTATCTAGGGGACGCTGGCATTGCTCATATTGTGCCTATGTAG
- the hemB gene encoding porphobilinogen synthase: MFPVHRPRRLRQSDPLRRMVRENTLTVNDLVYPLFAVPGESVAKEVRSMPGVYQLSIDKIVEEAKEVYDLGIPAIILFGIPADKDDEATGAWHDCGIVQKAATAVKEAVPNLVVIADTCLCEYTPHGHCGYLQVGDLTGRVLNDPTLELLKKTAVSQAQAGADIIAPSGMMDGFVQAIRQGLDEAGFENTPILSYAAKYASAYYGPFRDAAESAPQFGDRRTYQMDPANGTEAIKEVQLDIAEGADMLMVKPALAYMDIIWRVKEVTQLPVAAYNVSGEYAMVKAAALNGWIDEQRVVLETLVGFKRAGTDLILTYHAKDAARWLQA; encoded by the coding sequence ATGTTTCCCGTCCATCGCCCTCGCCGCCTCCGCCAAAGTGACCCCCTGCGCCGCATGGTGCGCGAAAACACCCTCACGGTCAACGATTTGGTCTACCCCCTTTTCGCCGTTCCCGGTGAAAGCGTTGCTAAAGAAGTAAGATCGATGCCGGGAGTGTACCAACTCTCTATCGATAAGATTGTTGAAGAAGCGAAAGAAGTTTACGATCTCGGTATTCCCGCAATTATCCTCTTCGGCATTCCCGCTGATAAAGATGATGAAGCAACCGGCGCTTGGCACGACTGCGGTATCGTCCAAAAAGCAGCAACGGCGGTAAAAGAAGCAGTCCCTAATTTAGTCGTCATTGCCGATACTTGCTTGTGCGAGTATACTCCTCACGGTCACTGCGGTTATTTGCAAGTTGGCGACCTCACCGGGCGCGTTTTGAACGACCCCACTTTAGAATTATTGAAGAAAACTGCTGTTTCCCAAGCGCAAGCAGGGGCAGATATCATTGCGCCTTCCGGAATGATGGATGGGTTCGTACAAGCGATTCGCCAAGGATTGGACGAAGCTGGCTTTGAGAATACGCCAATTCTTTCCTACGCGGCAAAATATGCTTCAGCTTATTATGGCCCATTCCGGGATGCGGCAGAATCTGCGCCGCAATTTGGCGATCGCCGCACCTACCAAATGGATCCCGCTAACGGCACTGAAGCGATTAAGGAAGTCCAACTCGATATCGCAGAAGGCGCGGATATGCTCATGGTTAAGCCCGCTTTGGCTTATATGGATATCATTTGGCGCGTGAAAGAAGTCACGCAACTTCCGGTTGCTGCTTATAACGTTTCGGGCGAATATGCAATGGTGAAAGCAGCCGCGCTTAACGGTTGGATTGACGAACAGCGCGTCGTGCTGGAAACTTTAGTCGGCTTCAAGCGCGCCGGGACGGATTTAATCTTGACATATCACGCAAAAGATGCTGCGCGCTGGTTGCAAGCTTAA
- a CDS encoding pentapeptide repeat-containing protein, protein MTDSDLVQLARQGDPSAIATLFNRQLSAKGVTVKAVRERDCLLLLLESPKALNKEVAIAGMQKRLLQLNPEGIEIIRLQSLQEGSFSPIWTYEFNLSDKDSPTRDRPLEASSLSPSPKPKLESLIGVGELVLLGFGFLLFIIFCRLLHFNFFAGLFLALIPATVAYNRGRSFWAWYAYGLNLYFPATLHSAFLNGFNPYSIIALFLGGVFVNGFSDGIGTLLLVPNLIFGLIPAIIANSKKKSFINWYIYGISLFLVAFFHSILLKLNVIKTVRNHNIGGISFVGKDLTGANFQGSNLQGADFRQAKLIGVNFMNTNLSQANFSSANLWGVNFDRADLNGANLTRASNIWLRGSQQNIEKFFPWWIPVGFGLLLAQLLLWGFFFGSPLGLLVTGPLELSWDFWMAHVPFVLSCFTAGLVVSLTALTLSLNRRRSLAIALLTVLAIAAISSMARSLQLLFPAALSLDLLIVSCLSSLILLACVFLAARSLKRYQWKTYCTWIGIASAMSFWALLLLGGKEAIAHFIAQLVPKWWFDEPILQGIWFLATLAAWGALAGNLVGLLVARRSTSFRSANLSNAKFRYIDFRYADFTHANLTAVDWTGAKLKDSIAPDGRIFAIKQ, encoded by the coding sequence ATGACCGATTCGGACCTCGTTCAACTCGCCAGACAGGGAGATCCATCCGCGATCGCGACTCTTTTCAATCGCCAGCTTAGCGCCAAAGGTGTTACCGTCAAAGCAGTACGAGAGCGCGATTGCCTGCTGCTGTTGCTTGAATCTCCGAAAGCATTGAACAAAGAGGTTGCGATCGCAGGAATGCAGAAGCGATTGCTCCAACTTAACCCCGAAGGCATTGAAATCATTCGGCTGCAATCCCTACAAGAAGGCTCATTCTCCCCCATTTGGACTTACGAATTCAATCTCAGCGATAAAGATTCCCCGACCCGCGATCGCCCGCTTGAAGCTTCTTCCTTATCCCCTTCCCCAAAGCCCAAATTAGAATCCCTCATCGGAGTTGGCGAATTAGTTTTATTGGGCTTCGGTTTTTTATTATTTATTATTTTTTGTCGGCTGCTCCATTTTAATTTTTTTGCGGGTTTATTTTTAGCCCTAATTCCTGCCACTGTTGCCTATAATCGCGGACGCAGTTTTTGGGCTTGGTATGCCTATGGTTTAAATCTATACTTTCCCGCTACCCTTCATTCTGCCTTCTTAAACGGTTTCAATCCTTACAGCATTATTGCCTTATTTTTGGGTGGAGTTTTTGTTAATGGTTTTTCTGATGGGATCGGAACTTTACTCCTCGTTCCTAACTTGATTTTTGGTCTAATTCCGGCGATAATAGCAAATTCTAAAAAGAAAAGTTTTATTAATTGGTATATTTACGGAATCTCTCTATTTTTAGTTGCTTTTTTTCATTCAATCTTATTAAAACTCAATGTTATAAAAACAGTCAGAAATCATAATATCGGCGGAATTTCTTTTGTTGGAAAAGACTTAACCGGGGCAAACTTTCAAGGTTCAAATCTCCAAGGTGCAGACTTTAGGCAAGCCAAACTGATTGGCGTTAACTTTATGAATACAAATCTGAGTCAGGCAAATTTTAGCTCGGCAAACCTGTGGGGAGTAAACTTCGATCGCGCCGACTTAAACGGAGCAAACTTGACTCGCGCCTCCAACATCTGGCTGCGAGGTTCTCAGCAAAACATTGAAAAATTTTTCCCTTGGTGGATTCCCGTGGGTTTCGGCTTACTCCTCGCTCAACTGTTATTGTGGGGATTCTTTTTCGGTTCTCCCTTGGGCTTACTCGTCACCGGGCCGCTAGAGCTTTCCTGGGATTTTTGGATGGCGCACGTACCCTTTGTTCTCAGTTGTTTTACCGCAGGATTAGTTGTCAGTTTAACCGCCTTAACTCTAAGCCTCAATCGGCGGCGCAGTCTCGCGATCGCGTTACTTACCGTTCTAGCGATCGCCGCCATCTCTTCAATGGCTCGGAGTTTGCAGTTATTATTCCCCGCCGCCCTCTCCCTCGATCTCCTCATTGTTTCTTGCCTCAGTAGCCTCATCCTACTCGCCTGCGTCTTTCTGGCTGCCAGAAGCTTAAAACGCTACCAATGGAAGACTTACTGCACTTGGATAGGGATTGCCAGTGCTATGTCTTTTTGGGCGCTTCTACTACTCGGGGGCAAAGAAGCGATCGCACATTTCATCGCCCAACTCGTTCCTAAATGGTGGTTCGACGAGCCAATCTTACAAGGAATTTGGTTTCTCGCAACCTTAGCAGCTTGGGGGGCGCTAGCAGGCAATCTCGTCGGTTTATTAGTCGCACGGCGATCGACCTCTTTCCGCAGCGCAAACCTCTCAAACGCGAAATTTAGATATATTGACTTTCGCTATGCTGATTTTACCCATGCAAATCTAACCGCAGTCGATTGGACGGGAGCAAAGTTAAAAGACTCCATTGCCCCCGACGGTCGCATCTTCGCTATCAAACAATAA
- a CDS encoding ABC transporter ATP-binding protein: protein MASFWHLLKPYRPYRAIAIASILMSGFFEMVDLVVPYAIGQILNILSKQPIDNLLQAFNSKIAAFLNLPDRRVVDLGVLLAIIFIVNVVRAPIQLWVSSWHHWAISLKARRDQSQQVMEKILTLPVEYYDENNPGRIAGRVARGLSNQTWTYPEIAGQLIPKLMRVLGIFAMILLIEWRIAIAFAISFIVILSLTLRDLSRIIKREEKIDNYIENTESRTSEIITNIKTVKAFANEASELKRQQQRFIRECKVVIDRIHRSYVWLSTKQRTLTQICFFLVLFFALTATLRGQISLGHFATTLTIASMAYAELEPIGMLAEVLTRRYASMIRLYEFMEQSDGGDAANLSPNTLSPYHFTGKIDLINASFGYNPHRQVLENINLLIEPNQTVALVGRSGSGKSTLVKLLFRYFDPSSGQILIDGEDIRTLDITRYRQRLAIVHQEVDIFNGTLLSNLKYGNPQASWEEVEAACKIARVDEFVRELPDGYSTIVGERGVRLSGGQRQRLGIARALIVNPDVLIFDEATSSLDYESERLIQLAMRSIYGTRTTIIIAHRLSTVREADKIVVLDSGRILEVGNHEELLNQRGIYHRLHSLQETGELIA from the coding sequence ATGGCTTCCTTTTGGCATCTGCTTAAACCCTATCGACCGTACCGCGCGATCGCGATCGCCAGTATCTTAATGTCCGGTTTCTTCGAGATGGTGGATTTGGTCGTTCCCTACGCGATCGGTCAAATCCTCAACATTCTCTCAAAGCAGCCCATCGATAACCTTTTACAAGCGTTTAACTCAAAAATTGCTGCCTTTCTCAACCTTCCCGATCGCCGTGTTGTAGATTTAGGAGTCTTACTCGCAATTATCTTCATCGTTAATGTTGTCCGCGCGCCCATTCAACTGTGGGTTAGCAGTTGGCATCATTGGGCAATCTCCTTAAAAGCACGCCGCGACCAATCGCAGCAAGTGATGGAGAAAATTCTGACGCTGCCGGTTGAATATTACGACGAAAATAACCCCGGTCGCATTGCCGGACGAGTGGCGCGCGGACTCTCCAACCAAACTTGGACATATCCAGAAATTGCCGGACAGTTAATTCCGAAACTGATGCGCGTGTTGGGAATTTTTGCAATGATTTTGCTGATTGAATGGCGCATCGCGATCGCCTTTGCAATCTCCTTCATTGTTATCCTGTCTTTAACCTTACGCGACCTCAGTCGAATTATCAAACGAGAAGAAAAAATCGATAATTACATCGAAAATACCGAAAGCCGCACGTCCGAAATTATCACCAATATCAAGACCGTAAAAGCATTTGCAAACGAGGCATCCGAACTCAAACGCCAGCAGCAGCGGTTTATTCGCGAATGTAAAGTTGTAATCGATCGCATTCATCGCAGCTACGTTTGGCTCTCGACTAAGCAGCGAACATTGACTCAAATTTGCTTTTTCTTAGTGTTATTTTTTGCTCTAACGGCTACCCTTCGCGGTCAAATCTCCCTCGGACATTTTGCAACAACTTTGACCATTGCTAGCATGGCCTATGCCGAATTAGAGCCGATTGGGATGCTTGCTGAAGTCTTAACTCGCCGCTATGCTTCAATGATACGCCTCTACGAATTTATGGAGCAGTCGGACGGTGGCGATGCAGCCAATTTATCGCCCAATACGCTATCGCCTTACCACTTTACGGGAAAAATCGATCTAATTAATGCGAGCTTTGGGTACAACCCTCACCGTCAGGTTTTGGAGAATATTAATCTCTTAATCGAACCTAATCAAACCGTTGCCTTAGTCGGTCGGTCGGGTTCGGGTAAATCGACATTAGTGAAACTGTTATTCCGCTATTTCGATCCTTCTAGCGGGCAAATTCTCATCGACGGCGAAGACATTCGCACGCTGGATATTACTCGCTATCGCCAACGTTTAGCTATCGTCCATCAAGAAGTCGATATTTTTAACGGAACGCTACTATCTAACCTCAAATACGGCAATCCGCAGGCAAGTTGGGAAGAAGTCGAGGCAGCGTGTAAAATTGCACGGGTGGATGAATTCGTGCGGGAACTGCCTGATGGTTATTCAACCATTGTTGGAGAGCGAGGCGTGCGTTTGTCGGGCGGGCAGCGTCAACGTTTAGGGATTGCGCGTGCGTTGATTGTCAATCCGGATGTGTTGATTTTTGACGAGGCGACTTCGAGCTTAGACTACGAATCGGAACGTCTGATTCAGTTAGCGATGCGATCGATTTACGGAACGCGCACGACGATTATTATCGCTCACCGTTTGAGTACGGTTCGAGAAGCCGATAAGATTGTGGTGTTAGATTCGGGGAGAATACTTGAAGTTGGGAATCATGAGGAGTTATTGAATCAACGGGGAATTTATCATCGCTTGCATTCGTTGCAAGAGACGGGAGAATTAATAGCTTGA
- a CDS encoding precorrin-2 C(20)-methyltransferase has translation MQIGTLYGISVGPGDPELITLKGLRLLRTASAIAFPAGIKGKPGKAERIIAPWSISEQKMLPLNFPYVPDFDVLTRAWHEAAEQVWQYLERGEDVAFACEGDISFYGTFAYLAQTLQQLHPEVVIEIVPGVSSPLAAAATLGLPLTARDQRLAVLPAIYTIGELKSVLQWADVLVLMKVSSVYEQVWQILQEYRLLDRAVAVENVTLPEQKIYTDLCDRPTLKLSYFSLIVVQVRDPVLANTEISDGRP, from the coding sequence GTGCAAATCGGTACTCTTTACGGTATTAGCGTCGGTCCGGGCGATCCGGAACTGATTACGCTCAAAGGATTGCGACTGCTGAGAACGGCAAGCGCTATTGCCTTCCCCGCAGGAATAAAAGGGAAACCGGGGAAAGCCGAACGAATTATCGCTCCGTGGTCGATCTCGGAGCAAAAAATGCTGCCGTTGAACTTTCCTTACGTCCCCGACTTCGACGTTCTCACCCGCGCTTGGCACGAAGCCGCCGAACAAGTTTGGCAATATCTCGAACGCGGCGAAGATGTTGCCTTTGCTTGCGAAGGCGACATTAGTTTTTATGGAACCTTCGCTTATTTAGCCCAAACGCTGCAACAATTACACCCAGAAGTCGTCATCGAAATCGTTCCAGGCGTATCTTCTCCCTTAGCCGCCGCAGCCACACTCGGTTTGCCCTTAACGGCTCGCGACCAGCGCCTTGCGGTATTGCCTGCCATTTATACAATCGGAGAATTAAAATCGGTCTTGCAATGGGCGGATGTATTGGTCTTGATGAAAGTCAGTTCTGTGTACGAGCAAGTTTGGCAGATTCTACAGGAGTATCGCCTCCTCGATCGCGCTGTTGCGGTGGAAAATGTAACGCTCCCCGAACAAAAGATTTATACTGACCTATGCGATCGCCCAACCCTCAAACTTTCCTATTTTTCCTTGATCGTCGTCCAAGTTCGGGATCCCGTTCTCGCCAACACGGAAATCTCGGACGGAAGACCGTAA
- a CDS encoding multicopper oxidase family protein has translation MKLTRREAIRLGIVGGGGLLLPFGYQPPAQAQFSPQVKRFDLPFRRPPLLQPVRSDDTTDYYEITMQKSRVEILPGKTTEIWGYNGMTPGPLIRQKGGKRDLGGRQSIIRFINQLGTDPQGRPIKTSVHLHGMASLPQYDGYAEDLTAPGQYKDYIYPNERPATLWYHDHAIDLTSRNAYMGLAGMYIVEDDYELTQLNLPQGEYDVPLILQDKRFATDGSFIFDDRGQKGLFGDIILVNGVPWPHMEVANRKYRFRLLNASVSRGYQLALSTGDDLIVIGTDAGLRGTPLKTKNFEIFPAERYEFIIDFSKYPVGTQIVLRNLGVPLSVDYSSNTQELMRFEVVRRESDDSTIPAVLRDFKPIDPALAVRTRTFRLERNINNWTINGRTWNKNRSEANPNYGDIEIWNLVSTGGWFHPIHIHLLDMQLLARNGSSPRPYEIGWKDVFYVGEFQTVQVIGKFGPQIGRYMMHCHNLVHEDHAMMAQFEVGQGGYSPFSAPPKSLPATPL, from the coding sequence ATGAAACTAACCAGACGAGAAGCAATTCGACTCGGCATTGTCGGCGGCGGCGGGTTACTCTTACCCTTTGGCTATCAACCCCCAGCACAAGCCCAATTTAGCCCGCAAGTTAAGCGATTCGACCTTCCCTTCCGCCGACCGCCTCTTCTGCAACCCGTCCGCAGCGACGACACCACAGACTACTACGAGATAACCATGCAGAAGTCTCGGGTCGAAATTCTGCCCGGGAAAACCACAGAAATTTGGGGGTATAACGGCATGACTCCCGGGCCGCTTATCCGTCAAAAAGGCGGAAAACGCGATCTCGGCGGCCGTCAGTCCATCATCCGCTTCATCAATCAACTCGGCACCGATCCTCAAGGCAGACCCATCAAAACCTCCGTCCACCTCCACGGAATGGCTTCCCTGCCCCAATACGACGGCTACGCCGAAGACTTAACCGCGCCCGGTCAATATAAAGACTATATCTATCCAAACGAGCGCCCTGCGACCCTCTGGTATCACGACCACGCAATAGACCTCACTTCGCGCAATGCCTACATGGGTTTGGCGGGAATGTATATCGTCGAAGACGACTACGAACTGACCCAATTAAATCTCCCCCAAGGCGAATACGATGTCCCTCTCATTCTTCAGGACAAACGTTTTGCTACCGATGGCTCCTTCATCTTCGACGATCGCGGACAAAAAGGTCTCTTCGGCGACATCATTCTCGTCAACGGCGTACCTTGGCCGCATATGGAAGTTGCCAACCGCAAATATCGCTTCCGCCTCCTCAACGCTTCCGTAAGCCGAGGCTATCAACTCGCCCTCAGTACCGGAGACGACCTTATTGTCATCGGAACCGACGCAGGATTGCGCGGTACGCCGCTTAAAACCAAAAATTTCGAGATTTTTCCCGCAGAACGTTACGAATTCATCATTGACTTCTCTAAATATCCCGTCGGAACGCAAATCGTCCTGCGTAACCTCGGCGTACCCCTCAGTGTCGATTACAGCAGCAACACCCAAGAGCTTATGCGCTTTGAAGTCGTGCGCCGCGAAAGCGATGATAGTACCATTCCTGCCGTTCTGCGCGACTTCAAACCCATCGATCCCGCCCTAGCCGTGCGAACTCGAACTTTTCGCTTGGAACGCAACATCAACAACTGGACGATTAACGGTAGAACCTGGAATAAAAATCGCAGCGAAGCTAACCCGAACTATGGAGATATCGAAATTTGGAACCTGGTTTCGACGGGAGGATGGTTCCACCCCATCCATATTCATTTGCTCGATATGCAGCTTCTCGCCCGCAACGGCAGCAGTCCGCGTCCTTACGAAATCGGTTGGAAAGATGTCTTTTATGTTGGCGAATTTCAAACCGTGCAGGTCATTGGCAAATTTGGTCCCCAAATCGGTCGCTACATGATGCACTGTCACAACCTGGTTCACGAAGACCACGCCATGATGGCCCAGTTCGAGGTCGGTCAGGGGGGCTACAGTCCTTTTTCTGCCCCCCCGAAATCCCTACCCGCAACTCCTTTGTGA